Proteins from one Desulfonema limicola genomic window:
- a CDS encoding PAAR domain-containing protein translates to MPPAARVGDMVKQDTPHCHAPIHPPAPVPAPSAHPGLPLPIITGAFNVLIGNQPAARVTSTTTPCVLPGCIPNGPGLVTKGSSSVLIGGLPAARVNDLSSHPGCVAPIPSPVGKIMPPGCPSVMIGG, encoded by the coding sequence ATGCCGCCAGCCGCAAGGGTCGGAGATATGGTAAAACAAGATACCCCTCACTGCCATGCCCCTATCCATCCGCCAGCCCCGGTTCCTGCTCCATCCGCACATCCAGGGCTTCCTCTGCCTATTATTACAGGAGCGTTTAATGTCCTTATCGGCAATCAGCCTGCGGCCAGGGTTACCAGCACCACAACCCCCTGTGTATTGCCAGGCTGCATACCCAACGGCCCGGGACTTGTTACAAAAGGTTCTTCAAGTGTATTAATAGGCGGTCTTCCGGCAGCCCGTGTTAATGATCTTTCATCCCATCCAGGATGTGTCGCACCTATTCCATCCCCTGTTGGCAAGATTATGCCTCCAGGATGCCCCAGTGTTATGATAGGAGGATAA